A stretch of DNA from Strigops habroptila isolate Jane chromosome 1, bStrHab1.2.pri, whole genome shotgun sequence:
CACCAGCAAGTAATGTTGGCAGTCCTGTGTTCAGATTTTCATCTCCAATTGTGAAATCTACTGAGGCGGAAGTGCTACCTCCATTGTCtgtaagtaaaataaagcaagctcaACTTTTTCACAAAGCTTTAGTAGAATattgcagaacagaaaagcaaagttcGCCCTGATAATggggaaaacaaatatatagGTTTCTGTCCTATAATGTTATGTGTTCTTGTGTGTTCTATGTTGTATGTTCTTATATGTCTTATATGTTCTTATGTCATCCAGCATGTATACCAAAGGTTTGAAGAGTGGATTTCAGGTTATTGTTTGTGTGTGAAACTTGATTAAAGTTTCTTTAGTttcagaatctgaaaaaaatgtctctctcTCATAGCAGATTGGGTTTACATTTAGTGATCCTGTTGCAAAATCAGCAGAGCGTTCTGGATCCAGTGATACACCAGTGACATCCTTCCTTACTCTAGGTAAGGGTCTGAAATTTTAGCATTTGAGATCTGAAGTgctgattttctccttttgtatGTTAGATAGTAATTCTATCCTTTCTGAGCATATAAACAATTACAGGCAAAGTGTGTTTTCAGTGACACATCTGCTTTTAACCAAATCGTAATTATAAACTGTTGTAAACAAGGTAGAATTGTTAAGATTCTTATAGAGGAGGCATGAAACTTGTAAAGTCATGTTTCTAGCAaatgtgaatatattttaagtggatttctttgtgaaaggtgttttttctgttgtttttaaagataccGCCACTGTAAACAGCACCAGcaataagaaggaaaaagaagaatacGATGGCCCCTCCAAACCTGCAAAGGTCTTAAAGGAAGGAAGTGTGTTAGACATTCTAAAAAGCCCTGGTGAGATTATGAactctttttaaagagatattGCAAAAAGATATGTAAGATACTGCAATGCAAATATATGCTAGCATATAACTGCATTGATTTTTAAACCCACTACCACAACAAACCCCACTTTGTCACAGTTAATGCAGTATTAGCCATAAATACAAACACAGGAGAGCATTATGTTAAACTCTGCATCTCTTAAAGTTGATCTCCTTTTCTATTCAAAGTGGCTTTTATTGCAGAAAGGACAACTGCAACTTCAAACCAGATGCATTACTTGTTCTTTATGTGTTTGGATGCAATTGTAAATGAAGTATAAAATGAATTAGCCAAATAATCAGTGTTTCattgtaaataaatatacattatGGAATTTGAAAGGAAACGtttgtaaaatgctttacaaacatTCCTCTCCAACCTCCACCATCTCTGGAAATTAGAATAGTAAGGATGGTTTCATTCctaaagatgttttaaaagttgTAAATATTTTGGCCTTAAATGATAACAGTTACTATggatttaaatgtaatttttaagtGAAGTGGGCTGTTTCACTTTAGAAACCCTATTCTAATTCTTACTTGTAAGTAATTGCAGTTGTTTTCAACTGCTTAGtaaagtgtgtgtatatagatGATGTTTTTTGTTAtaagaaaaaggattttattgCATTTGATCTTTTCCCGTGAGCCTTGAGTTGCACCAAGACATTTTTTGTGAAGTGACAAATCTATGTGCTTAAGAAGGCAGTGCCTTTTTATATTGAAAGAGCTAAGtgagagaaaatacattgtgCGCGTAGGAAAGACCTATGCGTGAAGTgatgttcattttctttatcagtTTAAGAGAAGCAGGTTCTAAATTCACTGTTCAAAGATTCCACTTCTGAtataaaaaagccccaaaccaacaacataataaataaatttaaaaaaatcttaattttagCTTTAGAAGAATTCATGCTGCTATTTAAGATGCATTGCCATAGCGTTTTCTTTAGCATTTCCATATTGCTGGTTAttgctttctgttaaaattGGCACCTTTAAGTAAGGATTTGGCCTATGTCTGGTGCGTTTTGAGCAAAGATTATAGACAACAATTGTTGTGTTGTCTTCATTTTTGTTAATTAATACTCAGTATCTGTGGGGAGATACCATGTTGATTGCTGCTCCAAGTACCAACTGCTGCGCTGCTACTAGAGTAAATGTGAGTCAGCTGCTATGGCAGAAATAGCATTAGAAACTTGATTCAATTGGGCATGGTGTCTTAAATTGGTAGTCCGTTATGGACAGTCAGCTTTCAGTACTGTTAATTCACACTTGTATCTACCAGTGAAggtttgtatttaaaactttcttGGAAATGAAGATTTAAATCGAGCTTTAAATAAATGTTCTGTTGTGTCCCAGTGCAGCATATGAAATTTCATCCCTTTACATAAGGTTTCCAGGGACTTCCTCTTGTATTTAATCAGAATGTGAAGTTGTAACGATTGGCACTTGGTTTAAGCTTCTGTCATCTAGATTTTAAGTAGCTTACATGTAGTGAGGGTACTGCTTTATCAATAAGGTctcttcctgtttattttttcactaGGCTTTACCTCTGTGAAAACACACTCCCCTCCATCTGCGCAGCCTGTTACAAGCACAGTGGTCTATACAAGGCCTGCAATAAGTAGTTTTTCTGCAGGTAAAGACACCTCTAAACAAGCATCCTCATTTTGGCAGTCTGACACGTATGACCCatgtctgcaaaacaaaaccacgGATAGCAAATGTGTAACATGTGAAGCTGCTAAAGTGTCAACAATTGAGAGTACGAAACAGACAATAAGCTCAAGTCAATGTGTTGCCTCTAAGGCAGCAGTTCCTACAGCGGGGACATTGGGCTTTGAAGACAAATTTAAAACAGCACCCAACACATGGGATTGTGATACCTGTCTGGTCCAGAACAAACCTGAAGCTACAAAATGTATAGCATGTGAGACACCAAAGCCCGGAACAGGAGTAATGCCTGCCCTGACATTGCCAGCAGTCACAGACAACGCGGTGACAGTGacatcctcctccagcagcactgacacaACAGTCACTCTGGGGTTTGGAGACAAATTTAAGAAGCCAAAAGGTTCTTGGGACTGTGCGGTGTGCCTTGTATCAAATAAGGCAGAAGACAGCAAATGTGTAGCTTGTCAGTCAGAGAAACCAGGTGCgttgttctcttttctgttgttccagtttcagcttctctgcattcttaacagaataaaatatgttgcatattaaaaatactttcagcaGCATGGCTGTAAGCCAGCAGGATGGATTAGTGACTGGCTGCAGGAATGGTTACAGGCACTTTTGAGGTCGCAGCCCAGATTCCAGCCTGTCACATGAATTGAAGTGATTGTGAACTGTATTAGTGCAGAGCTGAATTGAAGCAAATACACCCTGCTTTGCAGTAATGAGGAACGATGACTAAACTGGATACCTTAGTTAACTTAAAACCTATTTACTCGTTTTCATTAGGGAAAAATGCGAACTCTATAGATAGTTAAAAATTACAGggtctttctctctttcaaaagTAAATAGAAACAATGTTTACAGAACATAGCTAAAAATGCCTCCACTTGGCATTTGTGTGTAGTTGAGCAGACAGATATGAAGACAGGTTTCAAGACAGTGTAGTCTTTAACTAGTTGTCTTAAGCTAAAACAAAACCCTATGTTGAGCTATGCCTGTGAAGGGCAGTGGTAGCCTTCCAGAACGTGGGTGACCTTGTTCTGGAAGGTCAAGGTCCTTTCTGACCATGGGGAAGTGGGTGCCTTGTTCAGTGCAGCGCTGGGTTGCTTCCCATTATATGTCACCGTAATTGATTTTGAGTGGtgagtttgttgtttttaaagcacacaaaaaaatattttactgttaacTTTCTTAACATCATTTAATATACTATTAAACAAACACCTTTGCAAATATATCCGGGGTTGGGGGAATCTCTGAGGGACTAGATCCTGCTTTTGTAATTATCCTGTACAGTAGAAGTAGAATTTCTTCAGATAAGATAATGCATTTCAGAGGGAGCTTATTCTCATGGACTAGCAGCCTCAGAGTGTGATCAGCAGGCACTTTTGCCTGAGACTATAGCCATTGCAAGGAGAAATTTTGGAGATGCGAGGGTTTGCCATGACCATGATGGTGCAGAAAACTGCACAGTTCTACATCTGTCAAGGGGGTGAGTGAGGCAAGTAAAATGAAAGGATAAAAATCCTCTGGATCTGCTGTGGAAGAGAAGACCAGTTCCTGTCTTTACTGTTTTGAATTTGAGACATTGTGTTCTGCCTCTCGCTTAAATGCCACCCTCAGTTGTTTAAAACTGTAGGTGACCATGACAATTATGTGATACTTTTGTGCCTTCTGGATGTCCACTTCACTCCTCACACTTACGGAGCTGAAGTTTTCTGTTGGGGTGCAGCATCAAGCGACATCTCTTCCTTTACAGGGGAGAAAAATCAGACGGCAAGTGTTGTGTTTCAGGCCTCTATATGGAGGTTTCTGCTGGTGTTGAACACAGTGTAGCTTGTGTAGTGAGCACAGAATTGTGGGTTTGGAAGCTTTGAGttcctctctgttttgttttgggttttttttgtcacagTGTAGTTTTGAACGTATCTGTTTCTGGGATTTGGTGATGAATCATTCTGGTAAATTCTCAGCTTTGCATCCCTTGACAGTGCTCATTAATTTGAGCAGTTGCTAACTTCGACTACAGGTTATTTATGCCACCAGAAGTTCTTTCAGTAGTTTTAGTTGAATACAGTGCCTTTTAATTTACATCTGAAACAGGCTGTGGTGTTACATGAACTGCAGTTGCTGTTTAAATACCATTGGTTAAATTTGTGCTTAAAATCATATATAGATTATAAAAAAGAATCTAGATGTTTCTACTGTTTACAGTCTCTGATCAAGTCTGACTGAAATGAACTTGTAGTTTGATTCATAGTTTGATGGTGTTTTACTGCTATGCTTGTCCGCTTTGTGGTTTAGTGAGCATTTAAGAGTTTCTTTAAAAGTTCATGTTCGCTTTTATCATGTAAGCACCATTATTAACTATCTTGCTTATTTCTCAGGGAGTTCAGTGCCTGTGACCAGTAGCAGTGttcctgcattttctgctgcttctggaggATCTGGAGGATTTCTGGATTTAGACAAGTTCAAGAAGCCTGAAGGAAGCTGGGATTGTGAGGTCTGCTTGgtccaaaacaaagcagaagccACAAAATGTGTAGCTTGTGAAAGTGCAAAGCCAGGCACCAAAGTAGAGCTCAAAGGTAATacttaatgaaataaataaagtttGAAAAGGCACGttctgcagtttatttttttctttaggttttctgggtttgttttttgggttttttttgtgtatatgtgtggtggttgttttggggttttttttgtggggtgttttttgggtggttttgttggtgggattttttttgtgtggattGGTTTAAgtgcagttatttttcctttgaggtACAGcaaaattgttcattttttgtCTAGGAATATTGCTTAAGTCAGGTAATATGCCTGTGTTTCCACCCTTTGCCAGAAAAAGATGATGCTTTTTAGCGAAAAGGCTGTGTTAATGGCATAGTTGTTCTGTGCAAGCCTTATGTGTTGTTCATTTGGAGTTTAGGCTAAAAGCATGCTCTTTCAAAGAATTTAGCAGCATACTTTTCAAAGCCAGGTGGTGGACAGAAGACTACCATTGCAAAAGGGTGTATGTAGAGTGGAAGTGTggagttttatttgttttgtggtttgggggtttatttgttCGGTTggtgttgtttgggttttttaaactgttttgacCCTGAGAAGTTCAGGACTATATTCCAAGCCATGTAGCTAAAGCCTACATGTATTATATCTTTTATTGTGAACTTGACATTATTGCATATTTCTGCAGGCTTTGGTACTGCTGCTGTGTCCACAAATGCTGCAGTGCCATCATTTACATTCGGTGTCCCGTCATCCTCCTCTGAATCTTCTCATACAATAAGTAGCACAGGAAATTTTAAGTTTGGAGAACAAGAGAGCTTCAAGTTCGGCATTGCATCAGAATCTGCATCCTCCAACACTGTGACTGGAGGATTTAAGTTTCCTACTGGTTCAGGGGGCTTCAAATTTGGAGTTTCTTCCTCAGACTCTAAATCAGaagacagtaaaaaagaaagtaaaagtaaTAGTTTTACTTTTGGACTTCCATCTACAAGCAATCAGGCTCCTTCAACATTTCAGTTCGGGACAGCGAGCCTGggacagcaggaaaagaaagaggaaccAGTTTTGGGAGGCTTTGGTTTTGGCACAAGTTCTACTTCTTCCATAGCTACCAATGAGAATAAAACCGGGGTCAGTGGCTTCGCTTTTGGAACTGTGGCGGAAAAGGAGGTAGCATCACCTGCTTTTGCATTTAAGAAGTCAGATGAGAAAAAGGATGAAACGCTTCCAGCAAAGGGAGGATTCTCTTTTGGCAGTGTGGAGTCTGCACCTGCCTCACAGTTTGTTTTGGGAaggacagaagagaaacaggacTCTCTCGTTCCTGCTGCTCCACtagcatttggaaagaaagctGACAATGAAGAGTTAAAGACACAACCTATCTTTTCAGCTGGGACGGCTGAGCATACCAAAGAGGAGAGCACGGCAAAACCTATATTcaattttagttttgttaaaCCATCAGAGAAGGAAAGTGAGCAGGCAAAGCCATCTTTTGCATTTGGGGCACAAACCAGTACTTCAGGTAAGTAGAACATCTTTTGACTTTGCTTGTCTACTCGTGTCCATCATATAATACCTCTGAGGCCATACTGGACAAAATCTGTGGGACTTGATTATATGTCATGTATTAGAGCTTTAGAAAAGGCTTAATTAGTACCTGCAGCCTGTCTTTAGTTCTGGTTGTTGATGTGTAGACAATATGTAGCAATTCCTTTTTAGGCTTCAATGAGTTTTAACACTAGgtttaggcaaaaaaaaagccacaactTAAGGAACCTGCATTGCTTCTTGTATGAGCACAGAAGTTGTATTGTCTCTGTAGTACTAGCTCAGCTGGTGATAAAATGTATGGAGTGGTGCAGTATGGAGGCCTCATACTAGTGTTGTTTTTCATAGTGAAAGGGAATGAGAGGGGGAATATCTTACTCCCATATACTTGCTGCTACGCTATGGGGTGTAAACTGCAGTTTCTCTACTGCTACAGAGGTATAAAGGTCACTTCATAGATGTTACACAGTTTTGTATTCCTTTAATTTGCTGAAAGTCTGCAGTGGAGGATTAAAGTTCTTCAGTGATGATCAACTGTGTGGGAAAAATTCTGGTTGTTAAATTCCATTTGCATGACTGGGCAACTGTGTTTTAGAGAACAGAATTAGTTTCTTATTTCTGAAGTGATATAGAAAAGGATATCAGTGAGTAACCCTGAATAAAAGCAATACATAAGGTTATGCTGATTTTAATCGCAGTATTCTTACAGTGATTTGAGGACTGTGGCCTTTGTGGGAGgggaggtggtggtgtgtgGTTTGGATTGGGTTGTTTTTCCTGCCAGGCAAAGTTCTGGAGTTTGGTTTAGTTGTGGGAATTTGATGAAGCACCTTGTgcaaaaaggcaattttaacAAGCATTCTTAAGAATGGGGTAGTCCCTTGAAAATGGCATAGATGAAAAGGGGCCATaactgctggggaaaaaagatagtGGGAAGTTGAAAACAAGATCACAAATTAATAATGTGAATTGGACCAGCAGCTTAGGGGAAGCTGACGAATGACtagctttttaaaaggcagctcTATTTTAAGTGTGTAAAACTGCACTCAGGACTTCGTAACAATGGTCTTCATGGCaggttgttttctgttgctCCTAAAAGCAGGTCTTTCAGGTGCTAAAGTACAATGAGCTTGTGCTTGGAAGAGCTAGGCTGGAGGATGGGAAGCTTTGCCTCGATTAAACCTGTAGGCACAGGgctgtattttcaaacaaaCTACAAATGAAACTGCATCATTGTGTTTTTCAATACTCCATTGAGCAAAGCCATAAAACTGTTACAGGGGATTGATGATGGTGTTCTAAAAACATCTGGAATATTCTTGCTTGAAGAGTTCAGAAGTACTGGTTAATACTGACTGGTTCAGGTAATGACAGCACATGCTTAGTGTTTGTAACCAGTGAAGCCTAGACTACAGTGGAGTCCTTGTTCTTCAcaattctttcattcttttaattGTGGATGGCAGCAATCAGCACATTGAATCTGGGTCTTATGTAAGCAGTAATAGCTGAGACAGTAGTTGAGGCTTCATTCAGGATTGCTCTTGTACAGTGACTGAAACAGGAGTCTGTTTGCTGTACTTCATTTGGCATTTCTGTGGTGATTTATGTACTGTTCCTCCTTTCAGATCAAGGAGCAGCAAAGCCATCCTTCAGCTTCTTGAGCTCTAGTTCCTCCAGCACAGTCGTACCCACCACTTCAGCCAATAGCAGCAGTGTGTTCGGCAGCGCCATCTCCTCCTTGAATCCTCAGCTGGTTCCCGCTCCCTTCGTGTTTGGACAACCCAGCAACACTGTGAGCAGCTCTGTTTTTGGCAATTCTTCAGAATCTGCAGCCTCTCAGTCATTTGGCTTCtctcaagaaaacaaaccagcaacTACATCttccagcactggcacaggtcttacttcatttctgtttggCTCGGGAGCCACCAGTACCAATGCAGCAAATTCAGGCTTCACCTTCGGAGCCACAACCACATCGAGTTCAACAGGTATGTTTTATATAGATGCTCTTCTCATTTGTGCCATGACATAGTGGACCAAGGAAATACTGTTTCACTAATATTTTACTTTGGAGAATGTGTAGGCCAAATGCATGGgagtagaaaaaaatactcagtATTTGCATTCAACAATATAAATTGGGGCTCAGTTTTTCACAGTCTGTGGAATACAGCTTAGGAATGAACTGGCAGCAGTATTGCTTTATGCAAAGGACAACCCTTTACTGGATTTCAATTTGTGTAGGAACTTTTCACCATAAGAATGAtagtttctttcatttcagcactTACAGTTAGAAGTCAATGAATTACAACTTCCCCTATGTTTCTCTCCCATACCTAAACCTCTCAACTGTTGTAAATAATGTCAAGACTGGCAAAATCCTTCTTTCACAAGTGTACATAAACACATTACCCCTACatgcagttgctgctgctgagggatTGATTTCCAATATGCTTTATGGCCAGTGCTTGTTAATCTTGTAGTAATTTAGAGAAGACAGATGAGAGTCTACAGTTTCTTCACGTTTTATGTTCGTTGCCCCACTGCATGAATTTAGCAGTATGACACAAGACTAAATCATCTGCTAGTGTTCCTTCCTGCTAGCCTAGCTGTATGTGGGAAATAAGATTGAATCTGTGAAGAAGAGACTTCATCTAGTTTGATCTGGTTGCTTAACCTTgtaatttacagaaattaaatttgcatGCTTTTTTGTATAtcagaacagagagaaaacagtccTAAATTATAATACCCAGCAGATCAATTTAAGCTGCTTACAAATCAGTAACTTGCAGTGTCATTTTGTTATTAGGTGACACTGCATTTCAAACATCTTCAcaaaggatatttatttttttaatgcagaagcCTATATTaacttttcatagaatcacagaatggtttgggt
This window harbors:
- the NUP153 gene encoding nuclear pore complex protein Nup153 isoform X1 produces the protein MASDGGGGGVGGGKIRTRRYHLGAAKPPYARSKQQGIISRMTASVKNIVPGWLQKYFNKSEDECVDANESTDQEENPVNYHHDYANEDTIVIDGRVTPETARINLDEPSTSRSALNYSDVLTRPSLHRSHLNCTMLDSTVPHCQPSTSSSLGIGSPGLSLVREIKDSTSQHDDDNISTTSGFSSRASDKDITVSKNTSAPLLWSTEAERSHSLSQHPAASSKKPAFNLSAFGSPSPSLGNTSVFKTSQLGDSPFYPGKTTYGGAAAAARETKARIAPYQPPVRRQMKAKQANVQSCGVTSSTARRILQSLEKMSSPLADAKRIPSSSPLSSPLDRSGLNITTFQSKRNQMESQLPPVQKLVTPKAISLSGSRTQYFKPSLTPATDSSKIHQRVATKHKGMREKSFPAEQRVNPSESNLTYPKFSTPASNGLSSGGVGGGGKMRRERGVHYISKPGQEQQEVEEPVLPKVPLPISAASLPSFNFNFLASSTVSSSPSTVSTGAMMKVPPASNVGSPVFRFSSPIVKSTEAEVLPPLSQIGFTFSDPVAKSAERSGSSDTPVTSFLTLDTATVNSTSNKKEKEEYDGPSKPAKVLKEGSVLDILKSPGFTSVKTHSPPSAQPVTSTVVYTRPAISSFSAGKDTSKQASSFWQSDTYDPCLQNKTTDSKCVTCEAAKVSTIESTKQTISSSQCVASKAAVPTAGTLGFEDKFKTAPNTWDCDTCLVQNKPEATKCIACETPKPGTGVMPALTLPAVTDNAVTVTSSSSSTDTTVTLGFGDKFKKPKGSWDCAVCLVSNKAEDSKCVACQSEKPGSSVPVTSSSVPAFSAASGGSGGFLDLDKFKKPEGSWDCEVCLVQNKAEATKCVACESAKPGTKVELKGFGTAAVSTNAAVPSFTFGVPSSSSESSHTISSTGNFKFGEQESFKFGIASESASSNTVTGGFKFPTGSGGFKFGVSSSDSKSEDSKKESKSNSFTFGLPSTSNQAPSTFQFGTASLGQQEKKEEPVLGGFGFGTSSTSSIATNENKTGVSGFAFGTVAEKEVASPAFAFKKSDEKKDETLPAKGGFSFGSVESAPASQFVLGRTEEKQDSLVPAAPLAFGKKADNEELKTQPIFSAGTAEHTKEESTAKPIFNFSFVKPSEKESEQAKPSFAFGAQTSTSDQGAAKPSFSFLSSSSSSTVVPTTSANSSSVFGSAISSLNPQLVPAPFVFGQPSNTVSSSVFGNSSESAASQSFGFSQENKPATTSSSTGTGLTSFLFGSGATSTNAANSGFTFGATTTSSSTGSSSSFPFGSGPPALAAGPAFGTSQPPAFGQSQGSSQPSAPSFGSLSTTLFSAGTQPAPPAFGSVTSSTQPSVFGQQVAQQPGFGSGTPSAGSVFQFGSNSSSFNFPNSPGVFTFVANPPAPAAPAQPSGSSGFSFSQPPAFTVGTNGKNIFSASGSSVSGRKIKTAVRRRK
- the NUP153 gene encoding nuclear pore complex protein Nup153 isoform X2, giving the protein MASDGGGGGVGGGKIRTRRYHLGAAKPPYARSKQGIISRMTASVKNIVPGWLQKYFNKSEDECVDANESTDQEENPVNYHHDYANEDTIVIDGRVTPETARINLDEPSTSRSALNYSDVLTRPSLHRSHLNCTMLDSTVPHCQPSTSSSLGIGSPGLSLVREIKDSTSQHDDDNISTTSGFSSRASDKDITVSKNTSAPLLWSTEAERSHSLSQHPAASSKKPAFNLSAFGSPSPSLGNTSVFKTSQLGDSPFYPGKTTYGGAAAAARETKARIAPYQPPVRRQMKAKQANVQSCGVTSSTARRILQSLEKMSSPLADAKRIPSSSPLSSPLDRSGLNITTFQSKRNQMESQLPPVQKLVTPKAISLSGSRTQYFKPSLTPATDSSKIHQRVATKHKGMREKSFPAEQRVNPSESNLTYPKFSTPASNGLSSGGVGGGGKMRRERGVHYISKPGQEQQEVEEPVLPKVPLPISAASLPSFNFNFLASSTVSSSPSTVSTGAMMKVPPASNVGSPVFRFSSPIVKSTEAEVLPPLSQIGFTFSDPVAKSAERSGSSDTPVTSFLTLDTATVNSTSNKKEKEEYDGPSKPAKVLKEGSVLDILKSPGFTSVKTHSPPSAQPVTSTVVYTRPAISSFSAGKDTSKQASSFWQSDTYDPCLQNKTTDSKCVTCEAAKVSTIESTKQTISSSQCVASKAAVPTAGTLGFEDKFKTAPNTWDCDTCLVQNKPEATKCIACETPKPGTGVMPALTLPAVTDNAVTVTSSSSSTDTTVTLGFGDKFKKPKGSWDCAVCLVSNKAEDSKCVACQSEKPGSSVPVTSSSVPAFSAASGGSGGFLDLDKFKKPEGSWDCEVCLVQNKAEATKCVACESAKPGTKVELKGFGTAAVSTNAAVPSFTFGVPSSSSESSHTISSTGNFKFGEQESFKFGIASESASSNTVTGGFKFPTGSGGFKFGVSSSDSKSEDSKKESKSNSFTFGLPSTSNQAPSTFQFGTASLGQQEKKEEPVLGGFGFGTSSTSSIATNENKTGVSGFAFGTVAEKEVASPAFAFKKSDEKKDETLPAKGGFSFGSVESAPASQFVLGRTEEKQDSLVPAAPLAFGKKADNEELKTQPIFSAGTAEHTKEESTAKPIFNFSFVKPSEKESEQAKPSFAFGAQTSTSDQGAAKPSFSFLSSSSSSTVVPTTSANSSSVFGSAISSLNPQLVPAPFVFGQPSNTVSSSVFGNSSESAASQSFGFSQENKPATTSSSTGTGLTSFLFGSGATSTNAANSGFTFGATTTSSSTGSSSSFPFGSGPPALAAGPAFGTSQPPAFGQSQGSSQPSAPSFGSLSTTLFSAGTQPAPPAFGSVTSSTQPSVFGQQVAQQPGFGSGTPSAGSVFQFGSNSSSFNFPNSPGVFTFVANPPAPAAPAQPSGSSGFSFSQPPAFTVGTNGKNIFSASGSSVSGRKIKTAVRRRK
- the NUP153 gene encoding nuclear pore complex protein Nup153 isoform X6; the encoded protein is MASDGGGGGVGGGKIRTRRYHLGAAKPPYARSKQQGIISRMTASVKNIVPGWLQKYFNKSEDECVDANESTDQEENPVNYHHDYANEDTIVIDGRVTPETARINLDEPSTSRSALNYSDVLTRPSLHRSHLNCTMLDSTVPHCQPSTSSSLGIGSPGLSLVREIKDSTSQHDDDNISTTSGFSSRASDKDITVSKNTSAPLLWSTEAERSHSLSQHPAASSKKPAFNLSAFGSPSPTSQLGDSPFYPGKTTYGGAAAAARETKARIAPYQPPVRRQMKAKQANVQSCGVTSSTARRILQSLEKMSSPLADAKRIPSSSPLSSPLDRSGLNITTFQSKRNQMESQLPPVQKLVTPKAISLSGSRTQYFKPSLTPATDSSKIHQRVATKHKGMREKSFPAEQRVNPSESNLTYPKFSTPASNGLSSGGVGGGGKMRRERGVHYISKPGQEQQEVEEPVLPKVPLPISAASLPSFNFNFLASSTVSSSPSTVSTGAMMKVPPASNVGSPVFRFSSPIVKSTEAEVLPPLSQIGFTFSDPVAKSAERSGSSDTPVTSFLTLDTATVNSTSNKKEKEEYDGPSKPAKVLKEGSVLDILKSPGFTSVKTHSPPSAQPVTSTVVYTRPAISSFSAGKDTSKQASSFWQSDTYDPCLQNKTTDSKCVTCEAAKVSTIESTKQTISSSQCVASKAAVPTAGTLGFEDKFKTAPNTWDCDTCLVQNKPEATKCIACETPKPGTGVMPALTLPAVTDNAVTVTSSSSSTDTTVTLGFGDKFKKPKGSWDCAVCLVSNKAEDSKCVACQSEKPGSSVPVTSSSVPAFSAASGGSGGFLDLDKFKKPEGSWDCEVCLVQNKAEATKCVACESAKPGTKVELKGFGTAAVSTNAAVPSFTFGVPSSSSESSHTISSTGNFKFGEQESFKFGIASESASSNTVTGGFKFPTGSGGFKFGVSSSDSKSEDSKKESKSNSFTFGLPSTSNQAPSTFQFGTASLGQQEKKEEPVLGGFGFGTSSTSSIATNENKTGVSGFAFGTVAEKEVASPAFAFKKSDEKKDETLPAKGGFSFGSVESAPASQFVLGRTEEKQDSLVPAAPLAFGKKADNEELKTQPIFSAGTAEHTKEESTAKPIFNFSFVKPSEKESEQAKPSFAFGAQTSTSDQGAAKPSFSFLSSSSSSTVVPTTSANSSSVFGSAISSLNPQLVPAPFVFGQPSNTVSSSVFGNSSESAASQSFGFSQENKPATTSSSTGTGLTSFLFGSGATSTNAANSGFTFGATTTSSSTGSSSSFPFGSGPPALAAGPAFGTSQPPAFGQSQGSSQPSAPSFGSLSTTLFSAGTQPAPPAFGSVTSSTQPSVFGQQVAQQPGFGSGTPSAGSVFQFGSNSSSFNFPNSPGVFTFVANPPAPAAPAQPSGSSGFSFSQPPAFTVGTNGKNIFSASGSSVSGRKIKTAVRRRK
- the NUP153 gene encoding nuclear pore complex protein Nup153 isoform X7; the protein is MASDGGGGGVGGGKIRTRRYHLGAAKPPYARSKQQGIISRMTASVKNIVPGWLQKYFNKSEDECVDANESTDQEENPVNYHHDYANEDTIVIDGRVTPETARINLDEPSTSRSALNYSDVLTRPSLHRSHLNCTMLDSTVPHCQPSTSSSLGIGSPGLSLVREIKDSTSQHDDDNISTTSGFSSRASDKDITVSKNTSAPLLWSTEAERSHSLSQHPAASSKKPAFNLSAFGSPSPSLGNTSVFKTSQLGDSPFYPGKTTYGGAAAAARETKARIAPYQPPVRRQMKAKQANVQSCGVTSSTARRILQSLEKMSSPLADAKRIPSSSPLSSPLDRSGLNITTFQSKRNQMESQLPPVQKLVTPKAISLSGSRTQYFKPSLTPATDSSKIHQRVATKHKGMREKSFPAEQRVNPSESNLTYPKFSTPASNGLSSGGVGGGGKMRRERGVHYISKPGQEQQEVEEPVLPKVPLPISAASLPSFNFNFLASSTVSSSPSTVSTGAMMKVPPASNVGSPVFRFSSPIVKSTEAEVLPPLSQIGFTFSDPVAKSAERSGSSDTPVTSFLTLDTATVNSTSNKKEKEEYDGPSKPAKVLKEGSVLDILKSPGFTSVKTHSPPSAQPVTSTVVYTRPAISSFSAGKDTSKQASSFWQSDTYDPCLQNKTTDSKCVTCEAAKVSTIESTKQTISSSQCVASKAAVPTAGTLGFEDKFKTAPNTWDCDTCLVQNKPEATKCIACETPKPGTGVMPALTLPAVTDNAVTVTSSSSSTDTTVTLGFGDKFKKPKGSWDCAVCLVSNKAEDSKCVACQSEKPGSSVPVTSSSVPAFSAASGGSGGFLDLDKFKKPEGSWDCEVCLVQNKAEATKCVACESAKPGTKVELKGFGTAAVSTNAAVPSFTFGVPSSSSESSHTISSTGNFKFGEQESFKFGIASESASSNTVTGGFKFPTGSGGFKFGVSSSDSKSEDSKKESKSNSFTFGLPSTSNQAPSTFQFGTASLGQQEKKEEPVLGGFGFGTSSTSSIATNENKTGVSGFAFGTVAEKEVASPAFAFKKSDEKKDETLPAKGGFSFGSVESAPASQFVLGRTEEKQDSLVPAAPLAFGKKADNEELKTQPIFSAGTAEHTKEESTAKPIFNFSFVKPSEKESEQAKPSFAFGAQTSTSDQGAAKPSFSFLSSSSSSTVVPTTSANSSSVFGSAISSLNPQLVPAPFVFGQPSNTVSSSVFGNSSESAASQSFGFSQENKPATTSSSTGTGLTSFLFGSGATSTNAANSGFTFGATTTSSSTGSSSSFPFGSGPPALAAGPAFGTSQPPAFGQSQGSSQPSAPSFGSLSTTLFSAGTQPAPPAFGSVTSSTQPSVFGQQVAQQPGFGSGTPSAGSVFQFGSNSSSFNFPNSPGVFTFVANPPAPAAPAQPSGSSGFSFSQPPAFTVGSSVSGRKIKTAVRRRK